The Mesorhizobium sp. B1-1-8 genome contains a region encoding:
- a CDS encoding sugar phosphate isomerase/epimerase family protein has translation MPTTMKGPGLFLAQFAGDAAPFNSLASITKWAAGLGYKGVQIPTWDARLFDLQKAASSKAYCDEVKGVCADAGVEITELSTHLQGQLVAVHPAYDAQMDGFAPPSVHNNPKARQEWAVEQMKFGATASRNLGLNASVSFTGSLAFPYLYPFPQRPAGLIEGAFDELGKRWKPILDVYEDNGVDVGYEIHPSEDVFDGATFEMFLDAVGGHKRCNINYDPSHFLLQQLDYLEFIDIYHERIKAFHVKDAEFNPTGRQGVYSGYQGWVNRAGRFRSLGDGQVDFSGIFSKLTQYNYDSWAVLEWECCLKHPEDGAAEGAPFIQHHIIRVTEKAFDDFAAGTTDKKLLRAMMGI, from the coding sequence ATGCCGACGACGATGAAGGGCCCCGGCCTGTTTCTGGCGCAGTTCGCGGGCGACGCCGCACCGTTCAATTCGCTGGCTTCGATCACCAAATGGGCCGCCGGGCTCGGCTACAAGGGTGTGCAGATCCCGACCTGGGACGCGCGCCTGTTCGATCTCCAGAAGGCGGCCTCGTCGAAAGCCTATTGCGACGAGGTGAAAGGCGTCTGCGCCGACGCGGGCGTCGAGATCACCGAACTGTCAACGCATCTGCAGGGGCAACTGGTGGCGGTGCATCCCGCCTATGACGCGCAGATGGATGGCTTCGCGCCGCCATCGGTGCATAACAATCCCAAGGCGCGGCAGGAATGGGCCGTCGAACAGATGAAGTTCGGCGCCACGGCATCGCGCAATCTCGGGCTGAACGCCTCGGTCTCGTTCACCGGCTCGCTGGCTTTCCCTTATCTTTATCCCTTCCCGCAGCGTCCGGCCGGATTGATCGAGGGAGCCTTCGACGAACTCGGCAAGCGCTGGAAGCCGATTCTCGATGTCTATGAGGACAATGGCGTCGATGTCGGTTACGAAATCCACCCTTCCGAGGACGTGTTCGACGGCGCCACCTTCGAAATGTTCCTCGACGCGGTCGGCGGCCATAAGCGCTGCAATATCAATTACGACCCATCGCACTTCCTGCTGCAGCAGCTCGACTATCTCGAATTCATCGACATCTATCACGAGCGGATCAAGGCATTTCACGTCAAGGATGCCGAGTTCAACCCGACCGGGCGGCAAGGCGTCTATTCCGGCTATCAGGGCTGGGTCAACCGGGCCGGGCGCTTTCGTTCGCTGGGCGACGGGCAGGTGGATTTCAGCGGCATTTTCTCCAAGCTCACCCAGTACAATTACGATTCCTGGGCGGTGCTGGAATGGGAATGCTGCCTGAAGCATCCCGAGGACGGCGCGGCCGAAGGCGCGCCTTTCATCCAGCACCACATCATCCGGGTGACCGAGAAGGCTTTCGATGATTTCGCCGCCGGCACGACTGACAAGAAGCTGCTGCGGGCGATGATGGGGATATGA
- a CDS encoding Gfo/Idh/MocA family protein, with protein MVGASKSETGGGPIRYGMVGGGQGAFIGAVHRIAARMDNDFVLVAGALSSDPARAKASAEELGLDPERSYGSYAEMAKAEAKRPDGIEAVAIVTPNNVHVPAAKAFLEAGIHVICDKPLATSLAEAKKLAALVEKTGKVFVLTHNYTAYPMVRQAREMVAKGMLGDIRIVQSEYPQDWLTEDLAATGQKQASWRSDPKQAGAGGALGDIGTHAYNLARFVSGLELDSLSADLDAFVPGRQLDDNVNVMLRFKPAGKGHPAKGMIWASQVAPGHENGLKLRIYGSKGGLEWVQADPNYLWYTPFGQPKQLLTRAGAGAMPVSARVSRVPSGHPEGYLEGFANIYQEAARAIRAARKKGGKPGKDVVFPTIEDGVEGMAFIEACVKSSKKNGAWTKL; from the coding sequence ATGGTCGGCGCATCGAAGTCGGAAACGGGAGGCGGCCCGATCCGCTATGGCATGGTTGGCGGCGGGCAGGGCGCCTTCATCGGTGCGGTGCACCGCATCGCGGCGCGCATGGACAATGACTTCGTGCTGGTCGCCGGCGCGCTGTCGTCGGACCCGGCGCGCGCCAAGGCCTCGGCCGAGGAACTCGGGCTCGACCCCGAGCGCAGCTATGGCTCCTATGCCGAGATGGCCAAGGCCGAGGCCAAGCGTCCCGACGGCATCGAGGCGGTGGCGATCGTCACCCCCAACAACGTGCATGTGCCGGCGGCCAAGGCCTTCCTCGAAGCCGGCATCCATGTCATCTGCGACAAGCCGCTGGCGACCTCGCTGGCCGAGGCGAAGAAGCTGGCGGCGCTGGTCGAAAAGACCGGCAAGGTGTTCGTGCTCACCCACAATTATACCGCCTATCCGATGGTGCGGCAGGCGCGCGAAATGGTGGCCAAGGGCATGCTCGGCGACATCCGCATCGTGCAATCCGAATACCCGCAGGACTGGCTGACCGAGGATCTTGCCGCCACCGGCCAAAAGCAGGCGTCGTGGCGTTCCGATCCCAAGCAGGCCGGCGCCGGCGGGGCGCTCGGCGACATCGGCACGCATGCCTACAATCTGGCGCGCTTCGTCTCGGGACTGGAGCTCGATTCACTGTCGGCCGATCTCGACGCCTTCGTACCGGGGCGTCAGCTCGACGACAATGTCAACGTGATGCTGCGCTTCAAGCCGGCCGGCAAGGGCCATCCGGCCAAGGGCATGATCTGGGCGAGCCAGGTGGCGCCCGGCCATGAGAACGGGCTGAAGCTGCGCATCTACGGTTCCAAGGGCGGGCTGGAATGGGTGCAGGCCGACCCGAATTATCTCTGGTATACGCCGTTCGGCCAGCCGAAGCAGCTTCTGACCCGCGCCGGCGCCGGCGCTATGCCGGTCTCCGCCCGTGTCAGCCGCGTTCCATCGGGGCATCCCGAAGGCTACCTCGAAGGTTTTGCCAACATCTATCAGGAGGCGGCGCGAGCGATCCGGGCAGCACGCAAGAAGGGCGGCAAGCCGGGCAAGGACGTCGTTTTCCCGACGATCGAAGATGGCGTCGAAGGCATGGCCTTCATCGAAGCCTGTGTGAAGTCGTCGAAGAAGAATGGGGCGTGGACGAAGCTTTAG
- a CDS encoding sugar phosphate isomerase/epimerase family protein, whose protein sequence is MKIGMCMFLWTTSVSKKHEALLRDIKATGFDGVEIPVFVGKPDDYRKLGEMLDRIGLERTAVSAMGDPAMNLISADAATRRAGVDYMKWAIDCSAALGANTLSGPLHSTLGAFSGSGPTTAEKKRSVASQRAIGDHAGNKGVTIGLEALNRFECYLVNTMDDLSEHIEAIDRPHIKAMYDTFHANIEEADPIGAYTRNRNNIVHIHISENDRGVPGRGNIPWKETFAAIRKSGYDDWLTIESFGRSLKDLAAATKVWRDFAESPESVYREGYRHIRDGWKKAA, encoded by the coding sequence ATGAAAATCGGCATGTGCATGTTTTTATGGACGACCAGCGTGTCGAAAAAGCACGAAGCGCTGCTGAGGGACATCAAGGCGACCGGCTTCGACGGCGTCGAGATACCGGTTTTCGTCGGTAAGCCCGATGATTACAGAAAACTCGGCGAGATGCTCGATCGCATCGGGCTGGAGCGGACCGCGGTCTCGGCCATGGGCGATCCGGCGATGAACCTGATCTCGGCGGATGCGGCGACACGCAGGGCTGGCGTCGACTACATGAAATGGGCGATCGACTGCAGCGCAGCCCTTGGTGCGAATACGCTTAGCGGCCCGCTGCATTCGACGCTCGGCGCCTTTTCCGGCAGCGGGCCGACGACGGCCGAGAAGAAGCGCTCCGTGGCTTCGCAGCGCGCCATCGGCGATCATGCGGGCAACAAGGGCGTCACCATCGGGCTGGAAGCGCTCAACCGCTTCGAATGCTATCTGGTGAACACAATGGACGACCTGTCGGAGCATATCGAAGCGATCGACCGGCCGCACATCAAGGCGATGTACGACACGTTCCACGCCAATATCGAGGAGGCCGACCCGATCGGCGCCTATACGCGCAACCGCAACAACATCGTCCATATCCATATTTCGGAGAACGACCGCGGCGTGCCGGGACGCGGCAACATTCCCTGGAAGGAGACGTTCGCCGCCATCCGCAAGAGCGGCTATGACGACTGGCTGACCATCGAATCCTTCGGCCGTTCGCTGAAGGATCTGGCGGCGGCGACCAAGGTGTGGAGGGATTTCGCGGAGAGCCCGGAATCTGTCTATCGCGAGGGGTATAGGCATATCAGGGATGGGTGGAAGAAGGCGGCGTAG
- the phnE gene encoding phosphonate ABC transporter, permease protein PhnE — protein sequence MTNLTAEEMLSIEERFPHVFRRPLYQRFGTLFLFAGTVLYLIYAAWFFSLPQVLRESHWERLPLFLSQWISYDLQPEFRLDQPEITPKYPRFSALGDNPNPDWVIKNPDGTYTVQIDGQARSVTFDKTQATIVAYGQTVPISLTGGKPVVTGPVPDWVTVHDDEVVAKMGFVGEVRVTADRVKVRKRFLGWANFVFDTRSPFFGKSAGEVVSLIVSGPELQPGTSNLALAGDNIWNNAQWQHGDVWTKLLQTIVMAFLGTLLGGIVAFPLAFFAARNLTPSGVLGQVLKRFFDFMRSVDMLIWALFFTRAFGPGPLAGSAAIFFTEIGTLGKTYSEALENIDDKPREGVLSTGANGLLVQRYGVMPEVVPIFISQTLYQWESNTRGATIIGAVGAGGIGLKLWEAMRTNSNWANVFYMVLLTLAVVFIFDNISNFLRRRLSRTIHDYNRLQAQQG from the coding sequence ATGACGAATTTGACCGCCGAAGAAATGCTGTCGATCGAGGAGCGCTTCCCGCACGTGTTCCGGCGGCCGCTCTACCAGCGCTTCGGCACGCTGTTCCTGTTCGCCGGCACCGTGCTTTATCTGATCTATGCCGCATGGTTCTTCAGCCTGCCGCAGGTGCTGCGTGAGTCCCACTGGGAACGCCTGCCGCTCTTCCTGTCGCAATGGATCAGCTACGATCTGCAGCCGGAATTCCGGCTCGATCAGCCGGAGATCACGCCGAAATATCCGCGCTTCTCAGCCCTTGGCGACAATCCCAATCCGGATTGGGTGATCAAGAATCCCGATGGGACGTATACCGTGCAGATCGACGGCCAGGCGAGGTCCGTCACCTTCGACAAGACCCAGGCGACGATTGTCGCTTACGGGCAGACAGTTCCCATTTCGCTGACCGGCGGCAAGCCTGTGGTGACGGGCCCGGTGCCGGACTGGGTTACCGTGCATGACGACGAGGTCGTCGCTAAAATGGGCTTTGTCGGCGAGGTGCGCGTCACCGCCGACCGGGTCAAGGTGCGCAAGCGCTTTCTCGGCTGGGCGAATTTCGTCTTCGACACGCGCTCGCCCTTCTTCGGCAAGTCGGCCGGCGAAGTGGTGTCGCTGATCGTCTCGGGACCCGAACTGCAGCCGGGCACGTCCAACCTGGCGCTTGCCGGAGACAACATCTGGAACAACGCCCAGTGGCAGCACGGCGATGTCTGGACGAAGCTGCTGCAGACCATCGTCATGGCATTCCTCGGCACGCTGCTTGGCGGCATCGTCGCTTTCCCGCTTGCCTTCTTCGCCGCCCGCAACCTCACGCCGAGCGGGGTGCTCGGCCAGGTCCTGAAACGCTTCTTCGATTTCATGCGCTCGGTCGACATGCTGATCTGGGCGCTGTTCTTCACCCGCGCCTTCGGCCCCGGCCCGCTGGCGGGCAGCGCCGCCATCTTCTTCACCGAGATCGGCACGCTCGGCAAAACCTATTCCGAGGCGCTGGAGAACATCGACGACAAGCCGCGCGAAGGCGTGCTTTCGACAGGTGCGAACGGCCTTCTGGTGCAGCGCTACGGCGTGATGCCGGAGGTGGTGCCGATCTTCATCAGCCAGACACTCTACCAGTGGGAATCGAACACCCGCGGCGCGACCATCATCGGCGCCGTCGGCGCCGGCGGCATCGGCCTGAAGCTGTGGGAAGCCATGCGCACCAATTCCAATTGGGCCAACGTCTTCTACATGGTGCTGCTGACGCTGGCCGTCGTCTTCATCTTCGACAACATTTCCAACTTCCTGCGCCGCCGGTTGAGCCGCACGATCCACGACTACAACAGGCTGCAGGCTCAGCAGGGGTAA
- the phnE gene encoding phosphonate ABC transporter, permease protein PhnE, translating to MTSATFHSDATRQQADAWRRQTSLRRFYTALGVGLLLLAMFSSMWFADEANAGHFFERLPHILDFLSWLIPKDWNDVWRALFDIASPHDKGTQEFNFPLGRVYVWGGFYIPEYFELMLTTVNTALVATFIGFVFAIPFSFIAARNLTPSPILRLVVKRFMELLRAFPEIVIAGLFAAIVSVGPVAAIIAIGLHSIGALGKLFYEINENVDMRPEEGLRAVGANWFERVRFADLPQVLPNFISYTLLRVEINVRASTIIGAVGGGGIGEELKLSISRGFGAKTLALVLLLFTTIFIVDQFSAWLRRKLVGEQAFLMGA from the coding sequence ATGACATCAGCGACATTCCATTCCGACGCCACCCGCCAGCAGGCCGATGCCTGGCGGCGCCAGACCTCGCTGCGCCGCTTCTACACGGCGCTCGGCGTTGGCCTGCTGCTTCTCGCCATGTTCTCCAGCATGTGGTTTGCCGACGAAGCCAATGCCGGGCATTTCTTCGAGCGGCTGCCGCATATCCTCGATTTCCTGAGCTGGCTGATCCCGAAGGACTGGAATGACGTCTGGCGGGCGCTGTTCGATATCGCTTCGCCGCATGACAAAGGCACACAGGAGTTCAACTTCCCGCTCGGCCGTGTCTATGTCTGGGGCGGGTTCTATATCCCCGAATATTTCGAGCTGATGCTGACCACGGTCAACACGGCGCTGGTCGCGACTTTCATCGGCTTCGTCTTTGCCATTCCTTTCTCTTTCATCGCGGCGCGCAACCTGACGCCGAGCCCAATTCTGCGCCTGGTCGTCAAACGCTTCATGGAATTGCTACGCGCTTTCCCCGAGATCGTCATCGCCGGCCTGTTCGCGGCCATCGTCTCGGTCGGCCCGGTGGCCGCCATCATCGCCATCGGCCTGCATTCGATCGGCGCGCTGGGCAAGCTGTTTTACGAGATCAACGAGAACGTCGACATGCGCCCCGAGGAGGGGCTGAGGGCTGTCGGCGCCAACTGGTTCGAGCGGGTGCGTTTTGCCGATCTGCCGCAGGTGCTGCCCAATTTCATCTCCTACACGCTGCTGAGGGTCGAGATCAACGTGCGCGCCTCGACCATCATCGGCGCCGTCGGCGGCGGCGGCATCGGCGAGGAGCTGAAGCTTTCCATCTCGCGCGGCTTCGGCGCCAAGACGCTGGCCCTGGTGCTGCTGCTGTTCACCACGATCTTCATCGTCGACCAGTTCTCCGCCTGGCTGCGCCGCAAGCTGGTCGGCGAACAGGCCTTCCTGATGGGCGCTTAG
- the phnD gene encoding phosphonate ABC transporter substrate-binding protein has protein sequence MFRTMVFGAVSLLAMAASAAHSADMKEFRVGILGGENEADRLRNYQCLADHLKAEFGFEKVSLFPAADYDGVIQGLLGGTLDFAELGASGYASVYLKDPKAVTPILTTKQTDGSTGYYSIGLALKTSGITDIKSAKGKKLGYADPDSTSGYLIPLTQIPKDTGASNETYFASTQFNGGHENNVLAVRDGKVDVAVDDSSGIGDFKNGYTSGTFHKEVAKGAVDPNDFVEVWRSGLIPNGPLVVRTALGADMTAKLTDFFTQLPTKDKACFEGVEGGDFTGYVPVKPDFYSVIVEARKAAIGG, from the coding sequence ATGTTCAGGACAATGGTTTTTGGCGCCGTTTCGTTGCTGGCCATGGCAGCCAGCGCCGCTCATTCGGCAGACATGAAGGAGTTCCGCGTCGGCATCCTCGGCGGTGAGAACGAGGCCGACCGTCTGCGCAACTACCAGTGCCTCGCCGACCACTTGAAGGCCGAATTCGGCTTCGAGAAGGTGTCGCTGTTCCCGGCCGCCGACTATGACGGCGTCATCCAGGGCCTGCTCGGCGGCACGCTCGATTTCGCCGAGCTTGGCGCTTCCGGCTATGCCAGCGTCTACCTCAAGGATCCGAAAGCTGTCACCCCGATCCTCACCACCAAGCAGACCGACGGCTCCACCGGCTATTATTCGATCGGCCTGGCGCTGAAGACCTCCGGCATCACCGACATCAAGTCGGCCAAGGGCAAGAAGCTCGGCTATGCCGATCCGGATTCGACCTCGGGCTATCTGATCCCGCTGACCCAGATTCCGAAGGACACCGGCGCCTCAAACGAAACCTACTTCGCCTCCACCCAGTTCAACGGCGGCCACGAGAACAACGTGCTGGCCGTGCGCGACGGCAAGGTCGACGTGGCGGTGGACGATTCCTCCGGCATCGGCGACTTCAAGAACGGCTACACCTCCGGCACCTTCCACAAGGAAGTCGCCAAGGGCGCCGTCGACCCGAACGACTTCGTCGAGGTCTGGCGCTCGGGCCTGATCCCGAACGGCCCGCTGGTCGTCCGCACCGCGCTCGGCGCCGATATGACCGCCAAGCTCACCGACTTCTTCACCCAGTTGCCGACCAAGGACAAGGCCTGCTTCGAAGGCGTGGAGGGCGGCGACTTCACCGGCTACGTCCCGGTCAAGCCGGACTTCTACAGCGTCATCGTCGAAGCCCGCAAAGCCGCGATCGGCGGCTGA
- the phnC gene encoding phosphonate ABC transporter ATP-binding protein — protein MSVSSATLEIRGVTRRFGKNTAVSDINISIPQGQMVGIIGRSGAGKSTLLRMINRLIDPSQGSIFFDGAEVSRLQGSPLRRWQRDCAMIFQQFNLVPRLDVLTNVLLGRLNHRSTFSNLLGLFSRVECAEAVAALERLDIARTALQPAGTLSGGQQQRVAIARAMMQEPKVLLADEPIASLDPLNAKVVMDSLRDINLREGITVVTNLHTLDTARAYCNRIIGMAAGKVVFDGGPEDLDRDAVRMVYGADAGGAEISEAITSTSVNVKSKITASAGPLEPAFPG, from the coding sequence ATGTCAGTTTCTTCAGCCACGCTGGAAATCCGAGGCGTCACCCGACGATTTGGTAAGAACACCGCCGTCAGCGACATCAACATCTCGATTCCGCAAGGTCAGATGGTCGGCATCATCGGCCGTTCGGGCGCCGGCAAGTCGACCCTTCTGCGTATGATCAACCGCCTCATCGATCCCAGCCAGGGGTCGATTTTTTTTGACGGCGCCGAGGTTTCCCGCCTGCAGGGTTCGCCGCTGCGGCGCTGGCAGCGCGACTGCGCCATGATCTTCCAGCAGTTCAACCTTGTGCCGCGCCTCGACGTGCTGACCAATGTTCTGCTCGGCCGCCTCAACCACCGCTCGACATTTTCCAACCTGCTCGGCCTGTTCTCGCGGGTAGAATGCGCCGAAGCAGTGGCCGCTCTCGAGCGCCTCGATATTGCGCGCACCGCCTTGCAGCCGGCCGGCACGCTTTCCGGCGGCCAGCAGCAGCGTGTGGCGATCGCGCGCGCCATGATGCAGGAACCGAAGGTACTGCTGGCCGACGAGCCGATCGCCTCGCTCGACCCGCTCAACGCCAAGGTGGTTATGGACTCGCTGCGCGACATCAATCTGCGCGAAGGCATCACCGTCGTCACCAATTTGCACACGCTGGACACGGCGCGCGCCTATTGCAACCGCATCATCGGCATGGCCGCCGGCAAGGTCGTCTTCGACGGCGGGCCGGAAGATCTCGATCGCGATGCCGTGCGCATGGTCTACGGCGCCGACGCCGGCGGCGCCGAGATCTCCGAGGCCATCACCTCGACCAGCGTCAACGTCAAGTCAAAGATCACCGCATCCGCCGGACCGCTCGAACCAGCCTTTCCCGGCTGA
- a CDS encoding DUF1868 domain-containing protein: protein MLDTVRSSLAGYFEGANPTPPVHLGTRYDTSGNFLLEPGNTVVCHLIEGSPSQAAIIEVRERMLAMPDADRLVFTPISSLHMTLFQGIIEYRRRLPYWPADVALDTGIDDMTRLYLERLQGFEDRGAFKIKVVEVVPTGLTVAGASEEDRRVLRAWRDALSVPFGYRHPDHDTYVFHITFAYQIRRLADERVSAWQELFDNCLTLLDRQAPVIELRPPAFCSFRDMKHFEELLVLA from the coding sequence ATGCTCGACACAGTTAGATCTTCGCTCGCAGGATATTTCGAAGGCGCCAACCCGACGCCTCCGGTCCATCTCGGCACCCGCTACGACACATCGGGCAACTTCCTCCTCGAACCGGGCAACACCGTCGTTTGCCATTTGATCGAAGGCTCTCCTTCGCAAGCTGCCATCATCGAAGTGCGTGAGCGCATGCTGGCCATGCCGGATGCCGACCGGCTCGTTTTCACGCCGATCTCCAGCCTGCACATGACGCTGTTCCAGGGCATCATCGAATACCGCCGCCGCCTTCCCTACTGGCCTGCCGACGTGGCGCTCGACACCGGCATCGATGACATGACCCGGCTCTACCTCGAGCGCCTGCAGGGCTTCGAGGATCGCGGCGCCTTCAAGATCAAGGTGGTCGAAGTGGTGCCGACCGGCCTGACGGTTGCCGGCGCCTCAGAAGAAGACCGGCGCGTTCTTCGGGCCTGGCGCGACGCGCTCTCGGTGCCATTTGGCTACCGCCACCCGGACCACGACACTTACGTCTTCCACATAACCTTCGCCTACCAGATCCGCCGCCTCGCCGATGAGCGGGTTTCCGCCTGGCAGGAGCTGTTCGACAACTGCCTGACACTCCTGGATCGTCAGGCGCCGGTGATCGAGCTCAGGCCTCCGGCCTTCTGCAGTTTCAGGGACATGAAGCATTTCGAGGAATTGCTGGTCCTGGCGTGA
- a CDS encoding DapH/DapD/GlmU-related protein has translation MTKKLSEAPLIHETAQVENSKLGRWTEIAERSRVSESELGDYSYMMQDCAVWCATIRKFSNIAASVRINATNHPTWRPTLHHFTYRASDYWDDAEHESEFFAQRRAKRVTIGHDTWLGHGSTILPGVTVGDGAAVGAGAVVSKDVAPYTIAAGVPAKPIRERFDRRTAERYQALAWWDWDHARLRAALDDFRELSAEAFLEKHGGRR, from the coding sequence ATGACGAAGAAGCTTTCGGAAGCGCCGCTGATCCACGAGACGGCGCAGGTCGAGAACTCGAAGCTCGGCCGCTGGACCGAGATCGCCGAGCGCAGCCGCGTCTCGGAAAGCGAGCTTGGCGACTACTCCTACATGATGCAGGACTGTGCCGTCTGGTGCGCGACTATTCGAAAGTTCTCCAACATTGCCGCAAGCGTGCGGATCAACGCCACCAACCACCCGACCTGGCGGCCGACGCTTCACCACTTCACCTATCGCGCTTCGGATTATTGGGACGACGCCGAGCACGAGAGCGAATTCTTCGCCCAGCGCCGCGCCAAGCGCGTCACCATCGGTCATGACACCTGGCTCGGTCACGGTTCGACCATCCTGCCCGGCGTCACCGTCGGCGACGGCGCGGCGGTCGGCGCCGGCGCGGTCGTGTCGAAGGATGTCGCGCCCTACACCATCGCCGCCGGCGTGCCGGCAAAGCCGATCCGTGAGCGCTTCGACCGCCGCACCGCCGAACGCTACCAGGCGCTCGCCTGGTGGGATTGGGACCATGCCCGGCTGCGAGCGGCACTGGACGATTTCCGCGAGCTGTCGGCGGAGGCGTTCCTGGAGAAGCATGGCGGCAGAAGATAG
- the phnL gene encoding phosphonate C-P lyase system protein PhnL, whose protein sequence is MPTPLVVSDVAKSFTMHLRDGVTLPVVAGVSFSIRAGECAVLGGPSGAGKSSILKMLYGNYAVDEGQIIVQHEGGLIDLASASPRTVLGVRRHTIGYVSQFLRTVPRVPALDVVAEPLFERGEVREIAREKARALLAQLNLPEKLWALPPATFSGGEQQRVNIARGFITDHPILLLDEPTASLDAQNRDVVIALIAAKKAAGVALLGIFHDQDVREAVADRVIDVTAFAAGKIAA, encoded by the coding sequence ATGCCGACGCCTCTCGTTGTCTCGGATGTCGCAAAAAGCTTCACCATGCATCTGCGCGACGGCGTCACGCTGCCGGTGGTGGCGGGCGTCTCCTTCTCGATCCGCGCCGGCGAATGCGCGGTGCTCGGCGGTCCTTCCGGCGCCGGCAAAAGCTCGATCCTGAAGATGCTCTACGGCAATTATGCCGTCGATGAAGGTCAGATCATCGTCCAGCACGAGGGCGGCCTGATCGACCTCGCCAGCGCCAGCCCGCGTACGGTGCTCGGCGTGCGCCGCCACACCATCGGCTATGTCAGCCAGTTCCTGCGCACCGTGCCGCGCGTCCCGGCGCTCGATGTCGTCGCCGAGCCGCTGTTCGAGCGCGGCGAGGTGCGCGAAATTGCGCGCGAAAAAGCCCGTGCCCTGCTGGCGCAGCTCAACCTGCCGGAAAAGCTCTGGGCGCTGCCGCCGGCAACCTTCTCCGGCGGCGAACAGCAGCGCGTCAACATCGCGCGCGGCTTCATCACCGATCATCCGATCCTGCTGCTCGACGAGCCGACCGCTTCGCTCGACGCCCAGAACCGCGACGTCGTCATTGCCCTCATCGCCGCCAAAAAGGCGGCGGGCGTAGCACTTCTCGGCATCTTCCACGACCAGGATGTGCGCGAGGCGGTTGCCGACCGCGTCATCGACGTCACCGCCTTTGCCGCCGGAAAAATCGCCGCATGA
- the phnK gene encoding phosphonate C-P lyase system protein PhnK: MTDEPLLRVSALSKFYGSRVGCENVTFDLWPGEVLAVVGESGSGKTTLLNCLSTRLLPSSGTASYRMRDGQFRELYRMSEAERRFLMRTDWGFVHQNPADGLRMTVSAGANVGERLMAVGDRHYGRIRATAVDWLSRVEIDEDRIDDEPRAFSGGMRQRLQIARNLVTGPRLVFMDEPTGGLDVSVQARLLDLLRGLVTDLGLAAIVVTHDLAVARLLSQRMMVMKDGRVVESGLTDRVLDDPRAPYTQLLVSSILQV, from the coding sequence ATGACCGACGAACCGCTGCTGCGCGTCTCGGCGCTGTCCAAATTCTACGGCTCGCGCGTCGGCTGCGAGAACGTCACCTTCGACCTTTGGCCGGGCGAGGTGCTGGCGGTCGTCGGCGAGTCCGGCTCCGGCAAGACGACCCTGCTCAACTGCCTGTCGACCAGGCTGTTGCCGTCATCCGGAACCGCCAGCTACCGCATGCGCGACGGCCAGTTCCGCGAACTCTACCGCATGAGCGAGGCCGAGCGCCGCTTCCTGATGCGCACCGACTGGGGTTTTGTCCACCAGAACCCAGCGGACGGGCTGCGCATGACCGTATCGGCCGGCGCCAATGTCGGCGAGCGGCTGATGGCGGTCGGCGACCGCCACTACGGCAGGATCCGCGCCACCGCCGTCGACTGGCTGTCGCGCGTCGAGATCGACGAGGACCGCATCGACGACGAGCCGCGCGCCTTTTCCGGCGGCATGCGCCAGCGCCTGCAGATCGCCCGCAACCTGGTCACCGGGCCGCGGCTGGTGTTCATGGATGAGCCGACCGGCGGCCTCGACGTGTCGGTGCAGGCGCGCCTGCTCGACCTGCTGCGCGGCCTGGTCACCGACCTCGGCCTGGCGGCCATCGTCGTCACCCACGATCTTGCCGTGGCGCGGCTCCTGTCGCAGCGCATGATGGTGATGAAGGACGGCCGCGTCGTCGAAAGCGGCCTGACCGACCGCGTGCTCGACGATCCGCGCGCGCCTTACACCCAACTCCTCGTTTCTTCGATCCTGCAGGTGTGA